From the Octopus sinensis unplaced genomic scaffold, ASM634580v1 Contig18731, whole genome shotgun sequence genome, the window TAAGAACTACATCCTTATTCAGATTAATAGACTCCCCGCCggatcaattattttttttcaaaacaagtgGAATTCTTTTGCATGTGTTCGCTGTGGAAGAGGATGAACAGCAGAGGATATTTATTGAAAATGTTCACCTCAAAAATGGACATCATGGTCGTGATAgacttctttctcttttaaagAATTTAGTCTATGGATCTTGCAGAGATGAAGTTATGCTTGTTCTCAGGTCTTGTCCACAATGTCTTGCAAGACGACTTATGAACACTCGACCAAGTATAACACCTATCAGAGCATATACAGTCAGAGAAAGGTAGTAGTTATCTACTCTAATATcagatatatttttgatttagTTGATCTACGGCATTATTCAAATGCCAATGACAATTTTTGCTGGCTTTTGGTTGGGTTGgattctttttctaaattttgttGGACAAGACCTCTAAAGACTAAATCGGCCATGGAGGTGTCAAGtgcaataaaaagtataattCTGATGTTTGGAAAACCAACCATTTTGCACACAGACAATGACAAGGAATTCGTAAACGAAAAATGTTCGATTTATGCTCAACATATCGTATAAAACACGTCAGAGGGCGTCCTAGGTGTACATGGGTGCAGGGACAAGTAGAGCGGCTGAATCAGACATTGAAGTTCATGATTTCTTCTACGTGCTTTTCAAAgaatttgaatttcagatggATCGATATCATCGAAGAAATTACAAGTTCGTATAATTCTGTCCAGCATTCGACCACTTTACACGCTCCATTCGAATTGATGTTTGGAGCTTCTGCCGATGACACCGTTAATAATCACTACTCAGAAaacgaaatgaatgaaatattccACCAAATTGATTCGGGGAATAAAGAAACACAAAGTGAAGCAACTGAATATCTTGCATGGTTTTGGTCATCGAATGAAACCACGAGAACGAAAGCAATTTCGAATTCAGACCATGCCGAAAGAAAAATGTTAGGAAAAAGAACCTGGAAGAATGATATTTCCATTTTTAACATCGGCGATCGAGTTGTCAGGAGGGTGTATcttgacaataataaaaaaacacggAAAATTGCCTTAAATGAGCACATTGATACATCCACATATTATGTTAGAGGAGTATCTGCCACAGGAATTGTTGATCTCGAAGCAGAAGATGGTACTGTGATTCAAGAAAATAGCAGAGACTTAGCGAGGCTAGAATAGCTTAATCgaaatttaattcaataaaatttatattttcaaaaataaaaatgatgtagGGAATAATTTGACTAGTTTAAAGCAAACTTGTACACCAGTTTATGTACTAAGATTTTcttacaaattaatttaaataagatTATTTAAGTGATAACAGGAACAAAGATCTTCTTAAATTATTTCCGAATATGATCAAGAAAAGTTGttcagcaatttttttctgtttaatcaAAATTCAATCAATTCTTTTGTCAGATGGCTCGGATCGCTGATCTGTGTACATGAAGGACACTCGCAAGACCCAATGGCTGTTTCAGCGTCTCTCATTGGGGGCTGCGTggcctctttccttctcctttttatACATACTTTCCGCCTATCAATGAAATGtatattatcaaaaattaaaatgatgtaaattataatttgctaatgttgtgAATAATTTGACTAATTTAAAGCAAACTTGGTTTAGAtataaaacttcattttttaaaagattaaagGTTCAATCATTAGTACGCGCTGTTAACCATTTTGTCAATTGGCTTTTTTTATCGGTATATTGACTATCgatttttttaacggctcgtATTCAACCGTATCTCATTTTCGACCTGtcacattatataataaaaaatgacgAAAAAAGCGCAAATTTAACATTTGGTCAAAGAATCGCAAGAAGTAGGCACCGAACAATTTCAAGGCTTTGACAAGAAAGATTTTGATTCATTTGGATTGGAATGATTCATCCAAGGACTGTTTTATCAAAGgaactggtatttatatataccagtcactaaagcaaaaaagtaaaagaattggtttttcacatattttacatttgtttttgaattattttctaaTGTAACATGATAAATCTGTATAAAAATGTAACGTGAATCAATTaggttttttttcaaataaaattacttatttaaaatttaaaaagcacTTTTGAAGGGTATGTTGGTTTTGTGAGCAAtgataaaatcagaaacagcttaagaaattatttaaacatggtctaatttattatataactattttcaggataaaataaaacgatttatacaatttttttctgtGGTCCTTCCAAAAACCGGGTCCGCTCTAAAACCGTTGACATTTTATAAAGCTCTTCCATGTAAAAGCATGTAATGGGTAGGGCCATACGTGTCGCCCACCCATATGAGCCGACCATGACATATTAAAGTAGTTTCTTTGAAAAATTATCGATTTTATCATCTAATTATCATCTAATTGACCAACAAAATTGAAAGACCCAAAAATAGCCAATTTGAGAGGGTTGAGTGTATTAAAAAATcagaataatagaatagaatCAGAATAATAGAATAGGATCAGAATAATAGAATAGGATCAGAATAATAGAATAGGATCAGAATAATAGAATAGGATCAGAATAACAAAAAgatcaaaataacaaaaagatcaaaataataaaaagatcaaaataataaaaaaatcaaaataataaaaaaatcaaaataaacaatagaatactagagagaaataaatttaaaaaagtctgtatgaatgcatgttaattaattgataaaatgaatacaaattcacttgtaaaatatactttatgcaagatattttaccagtaatcaatttaattaatagtcaaacaaataaaaaaacaaaaaaattataaaataaaaacataaaagcacgaaaaaataaaataagaattaactgcatacatgcacaacaaaagaaaataatataacgtGCGTGATAATTTATTGTAGTTAATtcgataaattaaaaacatttaaaaaataaaataaataacatttaatgtcATCAATCAACGTTGGCCTGATCGAATCGAGTGAGTACAATAAAATAGACCTTGTTGTCAGAAGAGTACTCCGAAAGAATCACGTCCACGTTTTGGCAAGCAATAAAGAGAAGttatacttaattattattataacacattCCGTTGGAACATGAACGAAGTTATAATCCCACACGTGTCCCAAGCGAAACAATCTTCTTGACCATCCTTGTCTATGCCCCTCTGTTGCGGGCGAGATCCCGCAAAGATTCTAGGTCGTcccagtttttgaaacttttgccATGAAGTTTGAGATCCCTCCCCAGAACTGCCGGAAGAGTGGATCTAGGACCTAGATTTCTTTCCGGTAGTGAAATATCTGCTGAAGACATTTTATACCATGCACAGTTCGATGGCTATCACAAGGTGAAACAGCATGTCGTGTGTTCGATTTACGAAAAGAAATATCAATCTTTTACTCATCAAAGCAAAAAGAGTGTCCTTTggataaaaaaatttcttaattgACTTAGCATTTCTGGTtgatgtactcacatatattaataatttgaatatatctttgcaAGGTAAAGACCAAACAAAAATCCTGGCCGTCGTTAGAATAActtgtataatacatttcttttaattaattttccttctttcttatcttttgtccatgaaataattatttattttaataatatgatgtCCCTGATGAACGAGAGCATTTCCTGTCTAAGAACTCATTCGGTTTCGATTACAATGGGCAACCTATGCGCtcacttttaataattaaaaaaattactatattaatatcgaaaaaataatgcagaaaatgtgcggccgtggaagagaaggaaaacaaaatgcTATGCGGCCGCAAACCCAAAAAGCTTGCGCACCCCTGATCTAGGTCTTCCACGATATTTGTCTCCATGTTCGGAGAAATAATCGTCCATTGCCCGATTGGCCGGAGCTCTGGGGTCCATTCGCAAAATATGGCCAAATAATTTCCACCGGCCTCCAACGATTTCTTGAGACAACGGCGTGGCATGGTAATGTTTATACAGAGATAGATTGTTAATTTTTGATGGCCAGTGTATTCCGTGTAAGAGACGTAGTTTTTTACGGTGAAAAGAGTCTATAGTCTTCAGTTCAGTGTCCGAGATCCCCCATGTTGACGAGTTGTATAGTAGAACAGGCTTTACGAATGCATTATAAAGCCTTGATCTGAGAGCCCGATTTATCGGCCAAGCTTGGAGCCATTTTTTACGTATTCTGCTCAGAGCCGCGGTAGCAAGCATCTTTCTACGAGAAATGTCTTCACTATCTCAAAGTAGGGAGCCGAGTTTGTTGGCATTCCTCCATGTTTCGCCAATTCTGGTGTCCATTCGTTTTATCTCTGTCAATTCAGTTTTGGAAGTGTTAATTATCAGGAACCATCTGTTAAGCATCCGTCGAGAATTGTTTGAAAATGTCTATTGCACAATGTCTGATATAACACAAGCAAAACAATCATACGAACTATCTATTATGTCTTTCAATGTAAGAGGCCTTAAATCGACTTGGAAACAACATGTGAGGACATGAAGAAATACAGGATCTTGGTTGGATGTCTACAAGAAACCAAAGTGAAACTCGGGGATGAGCAAGTCTATGGGGACTATCGCCTTATTCTGCTGCCCTCTGAATGCGGACACTATGGCCAAGGCTTTGTGGCACACAAACACTTATCTACTTGTATTCATCGCTGCTGGAGAGTCATCGATCGAATATCTGTACTACAAATAAGTACCGGACACAAATCCGGAATGCTTTCTATCATTAATGTTTATGCCCCTCAAAGTGGCAGGATTGCCAAGAATCTCGACGAACTAGACTCCTTTTACGAGGAGCTAGCTAGGACACTCACAAGTCTGGAGGATTCGTACAGTCTATTCATCGCGGGAGATTGGAATGCCAAAGTTGGCATCCGCTCTGGGGACGAGCAGTTTATTGGCAGATATGGCCGTGGGCACTTTTCTGGCCCATTTCTGTGAGACCTTCTCACTATTTTTGTGTTACACGGCTTTCTGCCACGCTGCACGACATCGGACCACATGGACTGGAAGTAGAACAAATGGGGCTGGTGAACCTACATCAATCTACAACCAAATCGATTATATTCTTTGTCGACAGGCCGATAAGGCTGCCTTATTTGACTCCCGATCATATGGAGGATCTCGGGTtgacagtgatcataaaatggtcgtTGGACGTTTCTGCATCAAGAAACGCCACGCGCCCCTCAACGCGCGAGGACGTCCATCTGGTACAAGGAAAAGATATCTCACGGAAAAACTGTTGTACTCCTCCCTCACTCGGGAAAACTATCAAAAATCATTGGAGAGCTATATCTCTTGTATAGGAACAGGTCTCTCCTCGAAGAACACATGGGATTCCATTATGAATGGTATCCATACGGCAGCTGACGAGCACATCGGCAAGCAACCAAATAATAATCAGTCTGGGAGATGCTGCCACCCAAATGTTCGGGCGATAATCGTTGAGCAAAAGGATCTAAAGCTCAGAATCGAAAACAAGAACGATCATAATAACAAACAGGCACTGAAGAGGGAACGTGCCAGAATACAACGACTCATTAAGAAACTAAACCGTCAGCACACTCTAGACCAGAGGTTTCCAAATGGGGAGGcgcgcctccctagggaggcgttgactcgtgtcaagggaggcgcgaaaagtatttcagaaacattttttagaaaattatattgaataatgtcaaatttgcctatttagttgacatttttgggaaattgagtatattgaataaatcaatgcagggaccacaactacatttattctctcaaaaggacaaaataaaagcatttatgaaaaaattggtattatggaaatcaaatatacaaaaaaatatctatgacatgtttccacttttaaacaccttttgcgccatagtgaacattgaagcaaacaaagacatatttgctgaacatttggattgtttgttgaagcattttgctcactattttaaagatctcgactgtaaaatgttcgaatggatacagaatccatttattgatgaagaagataatcaatttgcattgacaacttttgaaaaagaaattgatagaattgtcatgcgatacattattgaaacaaaaatttgagagagaaccgctaatttctttttggttgaatgtaagaacggaatatgaaattttgtcgaaTAAAGCAATGAAAGTTTCTAGAGTCTAGACACTCTGGAAACCCTCCTAaacgaaatataagtaaaattattctgaacaaacaagatcagaaatctcactaaattactattaaattttctgttattttcataatgttcatgttatttttataataaatattcgaacatgtctaaacctggccctgacgaggccaaaaattgtgcgctaataccaaaaaatgtttattttatttaaggtggtccccacaaaattttatagtgcaaaagtgatccccagtctaaaaaaggttgagaaccgctgatttAGTTTGTTGtcgtttttatgtttttctatatTGGTTTATTTCAATTGATTATGAAGGAATAATTCTTATGAActttaattttgtcattatacagttttaaatttcatcgttttatattttatttcgatttatTCCTTTCAAGtcaatttctattaaaattttttaatatttgcccCTTTATACTTTCTTAAGGATGGTGAAATGCCAGATGAAGTGATTCAGAATCAGAATGAGTCAAATTTTAGGAGAACGGCATCGTTATTTAGATTGTCGGACtccaaaaattacattttttactTCAAAACTTCGGGAATCTTACTACGTACCTTTGCTCTCAaggaagtagaagaaaagaaactTTTTATTGAAAATCTCTATTTAAAAAATGGACATCCAGGTCGAGACAAGCTGCTTTTTCTCCTTAAAGATACTGTCTATGGGTCTTGTCGGAATTCCTATTCGCAGATTTGGATTCATCCAAGATGGATTAAAAAGATGACGTCGATCATCAGACACAcaagaataaatgtattttttattttagatacGTACAAACGGGCACTCTCTTCGAAAAGTGCTTGCACTGATCATCATGAACTGAATAAAAGAGACTGTCGACAAATACCTCTCTGCCAGGagaagtttaattaattaaaaataatagaagatcaaaatattagaaaaaatcaGAATAGTAGAAAAGATCcgaatattataaaaaaaatcagaataaacaataaaatgttagaaagaaataaatttaaaaaagtctgtataaatgcatattaattaattgataaaatgaatacaaattcactcgcaaaatatactttatacaagatattttaccagtaatcaatttaattaatagtcaaacaaataaaaaaacgaaaatattgtaaaaattaaacataaaagcaagaaagaataaaataagaattaactgCAAACATgcacaacaaaagaaaataatataacgtGCGTAATAATTTATCGTAGttaattcataaattaaaaaaaatttaaaaataaaaaaaataaaataaataacatttaatgtcaaattctgttttaatttattaaaaaaatatggaaagccAAATTAATCAGAAATTAATCGGCCAGCAAGCCGGATGGAACAGCTGTTCCCACGCACAACGGCCAACAGGATCCTTTGGATTAGGAAAGTAAATTCCCTAGGATCCTTGGAGCGTAAAGAACAGAGGTGGCCAAGTTTCTTTAGATGATCAACTGTCTTTGTGCCAAAGA encodes:
- the LOC115231551 gene encoding uncharacterized protein LOC115231551, giving the protein MKKYRILVGCLQETKVKLGDEQVYGDYRLILLPSECGHYGQGFVAHKHLSTCIHRCWRVIDRISVLQISTGHKSGMLSIINVYAPQSGRIAKNLDELDSFYEELARTLTSLEDSYSLFIAGDWNAKVGIRSGDEQFIGRYGRGHFSGPFL